From Tachypleus tridentatus isolate NWPU-2018 chromosome 8, ASM421037v1, whole genome shotgun sequence, a single genomic window includes:
- the LOC143224279 gene encoding crustacean hyperglycemic hormone-like — translation MIQMAVKQNRSFSHYVTLVVLLLTVTSAIKAKPILKRSFADLGCMGDFNKAVFARLGRVCEECYHVYRDPFIHLECRSNCFKNSMFADCVETLLMHSEEENLIKMVDTVYGK, via the exons ATGGCGGTAAAACAGAATCGCTCCTTCAGCCATTACGTAACTCTAGTAGTTCTATTGTTGACCGTAACATCAGCAATAAAAGCTAAGCCTATTCTGAAACGAAGTTTTGCTGACCTGGGATGTATGGGAGATTTTAACAAAGCCGTGTTTGCCCGTTTAGGTCGTGTATGTGAAGAGTGTTACCATGTTTACCGTGATCCTTTCATTCATCTGGAATGCAG atctaattgttttaaaaacagcaTGTTTGCTGACTGTGTGGAGACATTACTCATGCACTCGGAAGAAGAGAATCTTATCAAAATGGTGGATACCGTGTACGGGAAGTGA